The Zalophus californianus isolate mZalCal1 chromosome X, mZalCal1.pri.v2, whole genome shotgun sequence genome window below encodes:
- the LOC113930512 gene encoding 60S ribosomal protein L31-like, with translation MAPAKKGVKKKKGYSAIIEVVTRKHSINFHKHIHGVGFKKHAPQALKGIQKFAMKDIGTPDVHTDTSLDKAVWAKVIRNVPCHIHVRLSRKCNENEDSPYKLNTLLTCVPLTTFKNLQTVNMDEN, from the coding sequence ATGGCTCCTGCGAAGAAGGGTGTCAAGAAGAAGAAGGGCTATTCTGCCATCATTGAGGTAGTGACCAGAAAACATAGCATCAACTTTCACAAGCACATCCATGGAGTGGGTTTCAAGAAGCATGCCCCTCAGGCACTGAAAGGGATCCAGAAATTTGCCATGAAGGATATAGGAACTCCAGATGTGCACACTGACACCAGTCTTGACAAAGCTGTCTGGGCCAAAGTAATAAGGAATGTCCCATGCCATATCCATGTGCGGTTGTCCAGAAAATGTAATGAGAATGAAGATTCACCATACAAGCTCAATACATTGCTTACCTGTGTACCTCTCACCACCTTCAAAAATCTACAGACAGTTAATATGGATGAGAACTAA